From Nerophis ophidion isolate RoL-2023_Sa linkage group LG15, RoL_Noph_v1.0, whole genome shotgun sequence, one genomic window encodes:
- the ackr4b gene encoding atypical chemokine receptor 4b has product MNSSRLKSKMEDYYYHDDEDPSFNVSYDYSYDHSVCDKETVRSFASVFLPAIYSLALVVGLAGNALVVAVYASRSRLRTLTDVCILNLAISDLLLLVTLPFWAADAVHGWRLGSAACKLTSFLYSTNFSCGMLLLACISVDRYRAVAQSTAGRTARGPRVRRKWLVVCLALWAVASFLGLPELVFSTVKHSHHRIYCIAVYPHSMARPTKATLELLEVGLRFVLPFLVMVVCYCLLGRALGRVAGMQRERKWRALRVLLAVVAVFLLTQLPYNVVKLCRALDIIYMLVTDCEVSKGLDHALQVTESLALTHACINPLLYAFIGSSFRGHILKAAKRLGQQLGQHPEPEAGESAVEIALTARNQNQSQSGSEEPDTSTFTM; this is encoded by the exons ATGAACAGCAGCAGACTAAAGAG CAAGATGGAGGACTACTATTACCATGACGACGAGGACCCCAGCTTCAACGTCAGCTACGACTACAGCTATGACCACTCGGTGTGCGACAAGGAGACTGTGCGTTCTTTCGCCAGCGTCTTCCTCCCGGCAATCTATTCGCTAGCGCTGGTGGTGGGCCTGGCGGGGAACGCTCTGGTTGTGGCGGTCTACGCGTCGCGCTCGCGACTGCGCACCTTGACGGACGTGTGCATCCTTAACCTGGCCATTTCGGACCTGCTCCTGCTCGTCACACTGCCGTTCTGGGCGGCGGACGCCGTGCACGGCTGGAGGTTGGGCTCGGCTGCCTGCAAGCTCACCTCCTTCCTCTACAGCACCAACTTCAGCTGTGGCATGCTTCTGCTGGCCTGCATCAGCGTGGACCGCTACAGGGCCGTAGCCCAGAGCACGGCGGGGAGGACCGCCAGGGGCCCCCGCGTACGGAGAAAGTGGCTCGTGGTGTGCTTGGCATTGTGGGCGGTGGCTAGCTTCCTTGGTCTCCCCGAGTTGGTTTTCTCCACCGTCAAGCACTCCCATCACAGGATATACTGTATAGCTGTGTACCCGCACAGCATGGCCCGACCCACCAAAGCTACCCTGGAGCTGTTGGAGGTTGGCCTCAGGTTTGTGCTGCCTTTCCTGGTTATGGTGGTCTGCTACTGCTTGTTGGGCCGTGCCCTGGGCCGAGTGGCGGGTATGCAAAGGGAGCGGAAGTGGCGGGCCCTACGGGTGCTGTTAGCGGTGGTGGCCGTCTTCCTGCTGACTCAGCTTCCTTACAATGTGGTGAAACTATGCAGAGCGCTGGACATCATCTACATGCTAGTGACCGACTGTGAGGTCAGTAAGGGCTTAGATCACGCCCTCCAAGTGACCGAGAGCCTGGCGCTGACCCACGCCTGTATAAACCCGCTCCTCTACGCATTCATCGGTTCCTCCTTCCGGGGACACATCCTCAAAGCTGCCAAGCGTCTCGGTCAGCAACTCGGGCAGCACCCCGAACCGGAGGCTGGCGAGTCAGCGGTGGAGATCGCGCTCACCGCTCGCAATCAAAACCAATCACAGTCGGGATCCGAGGAACCAGACACAAGCACGTTTACCATGTGA